A window of Nicotiana sylvestris chromosome 8, ASM39365v2, whole genome shotgun sequence genomic DNA:
AAATAAattacaacttatctacaatctACAATTACCCACAATTTGACTACAGTTTATCTACAATCTGGAAACAATGCATATTAAGCAATTTATTTTTTTTGCACCAAACAAACAAATCTTACCCTTAGTTTCTGAGATAATGTATTGTTGTCATCCAATTCTTTATTGAATTTGTACCCAAGGTATGTGAAAGTACCATTTGCCTTCAATAACTTCTCTTTCGTCCAACATTCAAGAAGCGTCCTCATATACTCTAATAGATCAAATATTGGCAGCTCTCTTGCCTCTTTTGTTATAGCATTCAACGGCTCGGCAATGTTTGATGTCATAGTAAAAGTTCTATTCACTGTTGCATGTACTCTTGaccatctatgatagccaatatcaTATAGGTAAGATTTCACACGCGGATCTACCTCTTCAATCTTCaacatcctttcattaaattcatccagagtgtatgaccgtgctgtatcaaagtacaattcatgtaattgtaaatgtcccttcttgaatttggaccttatatttgtccaaatatgccaCATACAAGAGTAGTGTGGCATGCCCGGATAGACAATTGATGTTGCCTTCAGTATACTCTCATTCCTATCTGAAACAACACACATTGAAGGTTTTTCACCATATGCCtccttgaattgctcaaagaaccactTCCAAGACGCGTCATTTTCAGAATCAACCACATCATATGCCAAGGGAAATATAGTACCTACATttttaattcataaaatattaattGGCAGCCCTGAAaggtatataaaaatataattaaataacAACTACAATATATATTCAGAATATAGACAATTAATCTACACTTTTTTCCTTTAGAAAATAACTACAATataactacaatttaactacattTTATAGAAtgcctacaaaataactacaaaattaTTACATTATTTACCTGCTGCATCCATGGTGCTTGCTGTAAGCATAATCCCCCTGTAGGCTGACTTTAAGAATGTCCCATCAACCACTAATATTGGCCTACAATGTTGCCAACCACTTATTGATGTACAAAGGGCAACAAACGCGTATAAGAAGCAATCATCTGCTGCCTTCTTCAATTTAACAACAAAACTAGGATAAGTCTcctcaagaatataaaaatatttgggtAATTTGCTGTAGGAGTCAGACGGattccctctcaaaaactgtaaaTCCTTTTCCTTGGctctccatgcttgcatgtaACTTAGGTTCAGTCCATGTTCGGATAACATGTCAGTTTGTATGTCCTTTGGTGTGTAAATAGTCTTAGGATCACAATACTTTGGAACGACCATGCTACCAACTATAGCTGCAGTACATTTGCGCTGTATGAATGTTTCGTCCAATAAGGAGCATGTGTGTTGTCAGCTGAAACTCCTTATCTTGAACATTGCCGAATCATTAATTGACGTTGCCTTGAAGTGCCATTTACAGTTTTCAGCAACGCATATAAGCCAGTAGATACaaaaaaatacaatatttaaTACAGGCTATAGATGTAGAAGCAACAAAAAGGACTGTTTTAACACAAATTCGTTAAAAACTACAATTAACTACAGTTTAACTACAATTAACTACAGTTtaactacaattaaactacaatttaTAAAAACCACATATCTTCACTAAAACACTGCTTTTACTAATATATTCTCCACAAATAAATCCATACCTTCTATGACTAGATCTTTTTACTCTGAACTGGAACTTGTGCATCACAGAAAAATTCTTCATTGCAACAATTACAGTTTGCTTGTCCTGATAAACTTGTCCTTCTTCAATATATGTTTGCGTAGattcagttattatttcactttgatattcctCTATAGCTGGTGAAGATGGAATTTCAAGTAAGTTTAGGGATCCAGACGAACCTGCAGCAACATAGAGATAAATGTAGTAACTATGTAGATAATTTTGAAAACAACATTGCTTTATGAGCTTCAGTACATTGTTTTTTGTAGTTAATTAGTAGATAAATGTTGTAATATTGTAGATAACACACTAACACAATAACTCTCTGCAATGTCAAATTAAACATACCTGCACTTGTGCTATCGTTGGTGATtgccaattccatattgaaatctctTACGCTTATACATAAAGGATACGAACCTaagttcttattctcttttttggtctccatatacacacgaacccccatatcattcctaatctccattggaggacaattgtcgttcacaatgtatttgatttctacaATTTTATCCGATGTATCAATCGATAGTTGTTCTGCAATTGTAGAAATCAGAATTCCGTAGCTTGCATTCTCATCTACCACAATGGCATCAACTTCAAAATCTCTAAATCTGCCATAGTGATCCCAATTTCCATTCAATTTTAGCAttattgggatttttgacatgaTTTCATGTAGTTGAgaaaaaaaagatgaagaacaGATATAGGTTCGACAATTTGAGTACTGAGGTCGATGAAGAACAATTTTGAATTCTACAATTTGTATTGCGTTGTAGAATTTGTAAAAGCAATTTGAGTACTGGAGCTTCTGAAGCTTGCGTTGTTTTAGAATTGTAGTGAATGAGAGAATTACGCAGCAATGAGATCTCTTTCCGTTTCAAAATTCGAATTTAATGTGGAAAGAATCAAGCGCAAATTTCGTGCCTTCTTTTTAGCGCGTTTCAAATGGCAGAATCTGCCTAATTATGGATTGGTATATAAATTGTAGTAAAAGTGTGGACTGGGCGGGTAACtaacaaattatgaacatttttggtaataaggtttcatatatggtatagataggaaaaaatccctttcttttatttgtttttcccattttttttctttaattaattaaaatcctaaattaatctatttttgtagaaattaaaattctttatttatttttaacattaaaacaactaattaacttaaaactaaaaaatgctaattttaaagactaaaatctaaatatgtaaaaatgatcattttttgtgatttttacttaataaaattaattcctacatgcaaattgaaCCTGAGATGGAATGAAATTAAAACATgacaatttttatgatttttctatgattttaaaatattaaaaatgcatggaatgcaactaaataaagaaaaactcccaaaaattaattaaaattattttggtctatttttaggagttattttcatgcagggcaaaaattaggtgctcacaacaCCCATAGCTCGAGACCATATGCCAACTCAACACAGAAGTCAAACACCCAATAGTCCTTGCTACATCCCCAGCAAACTCTTCTTGTCATATTCGAACAATctgaacacatctcgcaatcaaatcatactcatcacgtagccatccagccacaaattccactaatagggatactaccggacatataaatccaaaagcacatgctcacacaatcaacacctctatGCTCAAGCTACAATcgaaacccggcctcaagtcctctagactggcccatcatcagcacGCCAAAATCATATTTCGCACCTCAACCATGGAATCACAAGCTGTCGATGCACAattgataccgagcgctcatatgcgcatacgaatgcgtggacggaattcaaagagttacacttcaagctgaatcaatgccgCACAATACGGAAAGAAggatgggaagtatatcctaaatgtcctgtagcttctcgaagataagtatggacgtcatcataccgatccgcaagactctacttgacaagtgctcatgacttgtagaacctatgaacctagagctctgataccaacttgtcacgacgcAAAATccaccagtcgtgatggcacctaacccaacccgctaggtaagccaactaaatagagtttacaaatcataagcctctaagaatagagtttacaaattagaaatgaaagaaatacatAGTCTGtttgaaaaatacataaatagagttttataaGCTAAGGCTACCCCGAACAAAggaggcagctacaacagggacGTTGGTACATCTTCAAGTCCCGCAACCATCGAGCACAGCAACAACAAAAATCGACATCTGCAtgcaatgtgcagaagtgtagtatcagtacaaccgaccccatgtactgagtaagtaacAGACCTAAcattaggttgaaagcagtgacgagctaacACATGATCGGGTCCAATGCCAATATTTTCCACAATAGTTCATAACAATATAAATGCGATTATAAAAAAGATATCTCAACAGTAAAAtactcagctcgttcacagttccagaaaatggtcatgcttttcaaatatctcagtgaaataaaatcccaaatctcttaccgaaaatgccaaaagtacgagtaagtttgaaaactgtaatttttcaaATATCCTTTTTACAATAAATAATACATTTCAATTTCTTTCCAAATACCAAGTATAAAGTGCCTCTCCATACCCACATATCAAGTGTATAATAAGCCATGAATGACGTGATGCTATATAGCATtaggaaaaatgcatctctatgtgTGTATATCATGTATGCATGTAAATGCCACGTATTTCAAAGCTGaaacatgtactcacactctcagagtactcaatctcattgcCTCGTATCCTCTCTCACGaagctcaatactcagcacactaAGTCACTCAGcggtgtataatatatatatcgatgtggcgtgcaacccgatcccataaagtATAATAGATATAATATGTTGTGGTGTGCAGTCCGGTCCAAAAAATATCACTCTCACTCAGGCCCTcgctcactcagtcatcaatctctatAGTCTTACTCATGGGCACACAATGTCATGAAtctagcccgacaacaatgatatgatgtatcaattaCAAACAACTAAGATTGAGATATGGTATGAATGtatgaatgtgactgagtacaaaaaTATCAATGGAAATCAGTGAGATAACAACCAGAAATAGCCCCTATGAGTACAAATAATATCAGCATGAAGTCTAAACATGATGTTTAGCATGATTgacaactcaattactttatcacaaggtgaaaacacaaatatcaacaaaatagggccactatacaGGGCCATGGGAACAACGGAATCCCAATTCACAGGGTGAACAcacacatgcccgtcacctagcatgtgcatcacctcaataccaatcacataacacatattgtggggttttataccctcaacactaagtttagaagagttacttacctcgaacaaacCAATTCTAatatcgagcaagccaagcgatgctccaaaaatgccatcccgCGCGTTTCGACCTTTGAAGGACTCGAAACTAataaaaaacaactcaaatacatcaaataatgctaaaggaaccaatcccaatcgaaaaaggtcaaatctttaatcaaaagcccaaaatcggccaaaaagcccaacccggtcccgcacctcgaaacccgacaaaactcataaaatccgacaaccaattcaattacgagttcaaccatactagtttcactcaaatctgaccCAAAATTggtattcaaaactcaaaaattcatataatgaaactttaggccagagccccccaatttcttctttaaaattcatcaaccaaaagctaaaatcaaaGATAGATTCATAAAGTATTACCAAAATTGAGTAAAGAACACTTATCCCAATACATATGTTGAAAATCGCCTCGAAAATTGCCCAAtttcgagctccccaactcaaaatatattATATGAATAAAACCCTCATTTTAACATTGTTTTGCTTCGTTTCTCGTAcaaaaaaatctcaaaactcacttttgatgtctccaatggattccttgtgaaattctagtcaaatTATGCTCTTGAAttactcaatttgaccttatattgaaggagatatgttggtttcaattaggagtggcaaatgggcgggtcgggtcgaaaacgggtaatgaaaaaacggatcaattatccgacccgactcatatttaatacggataaaaaatgggttaaccggcAGGGATAATATGGgtcacccatattatccatgacttcttgtatatgatcacttttgggagaattcttaatctccctaacttgaggaacccccaatttgaggctttacaaatgtaaaagttagacccattggttatccgttggttactcattggttatccattttctaaatggataatatggttcttatccatatttgacccgtttttaaaaagttcattatccaacccattttttagtagataatatgggtggttaactgtttttctttgaaccattttgccacccctagtttcaatatttggaaatagtgcagattttaaAATACGCAGCAatgacaatttcgtaattaatctaaaaaaaatctggcaacccaattcttagtaaaatgaccataaaatcctcatatgaTGACCAAATTTGATGATTATTTTTgatatggctccgtaattacgatacagatctaatgcttcaatcaaaacagaaatcggagctcatttattcaatgtggtaccatttatacttgaagaaacgacgtcggaacataagaaaaacgagcgcaacacagcccaaacatatCTGAAACTTACCCGATCCTCTCGGCACCCcgtacgaacataccaacaagtcccataatataataCGGACctattcgaggcctcaaatcatgtataacaacatcaaaatgacgaaacgcacctcaaatcgaacttaatgaactttcgacttccaaaacaCGCGCCgaaatatatcaaatcaactcgaaatgaactcaaattttgcacacaagttctaatacatcatacggagctattcgtgcccccaaactaccgagtgaagtgaaaatgctcaaaatgaccgtcGGGTCATTACATTACACTTCTGCAACCAAACAGTACACTTATAATTACACTGTAATTATATTATGACAAACAAACAGGTCATCATAATTATAATATTGTGTAATTACTAGGCTGTATAATTATTATCCTAGTAATTACACCAATTCCAATTATTAGGTGGCTTTCCAAACAGACCCTTAGAGTTTTGGGGGATTTTCTTAATGTACAATGTGTGTGGTATATTTGAATATGTATGTTCATGAATTTTTTGGGATGGTACAGAAACAATTTGGTGAATCAAAAGTCTTATTTATGACGGTGACTGAATAGTCTGATTTAGTGGATTACTTAATAATCTTAATCTTCCTTGTCCTTTTAAGTACTTTATCATCCATTATATAAAGTCAACAGTCTCTATTCCATCGGTTGATGAAGAGGTATGCCAAGTCACGTCGTGTTTCTCAAGGTCAGATTTGAGGTCATTATCCTCCTTATTAAATTTTTATAACACTATTATTTATTTTTGCTTCTTCTTAAATATGATTTTTTTTCAAACATAATTTTGAATAATCTTCACAGTCTAAATCATGTTGCGGTGTATATGCCTCTCTATTTGGAAATTTTAATCATATAACCATATGTAATAATACAATTATGAAgcaaatgaaaaataacaaagaTGAATAAAAAACACAAATATAAAATGTGCCGCATCTAGTAGCCAACACAGCTATGGAGTTAATGGGATATTAACTGTTGGAATTTCAACACCCATAGTTAAGGTAAAGTGTATCGACCCAATCAGTCGTTTTGCTTTTTACAAactcgttcccctaaataagacttttcgtatgtacttttactattttatgacttgcggggatggttagttccGGATTTGGAGGgattcgggttgaaatcggaacacttgattCCTTAAGGTTGGCCAAAAAGattaagtttgacttcggtcaacattttgagtaaacgacctcagaatcgggatttaatggttccaataggttcgtatgatgattttggacttggtcatatgttcggatcgggttttggatgatccaGGAGTATttcggcgcctaatagtgaaagttggatATTTGAAAGTtctaaagttctttaaatttggtttggtgTAGGTTTTGGTGTTATTGAGGTTCAATTGGGTTTCCGATACCGAGAATGATTCCGTAATGTCGTTtatgacttgcacgcaaaattcgACGTCATTTCGAATTAATTTGATAGGAACCGAACACACCGAAGTATTTTTAGAAGTTTTGAGTTTCATGAGTTAACCCATACATTTTGGCGTCCGATTCGtattatgtttttagacttgcgtggatgtttggtgtggagccccgagggtttgGGCGAGTTTCGGACGTGCTCAGAGGGGTGGAAGGACTTCAGTTTTTTCTGGTTTCAGGGATGGTGTTccaggtctcgcaaatgcgaagatttgatcacatttgcgaagtacttttcgcatttgtgaagatgGGAAGGCACTGTgtagttcgcaattgcaaagtttCTGCTGCTTTTGCGAATTGgccctcttcgcatttgcgatgattttgatcgcatttgcgaccaaggcagaGTTGgccagccttcgcatttgcaacctttatgtcgcatttgcgaaccaggtgtcgcaaatgcgacatctgcaacctgtgCAAACAACTTTATTAAATGCGGGACTTAGGCCATTTGGTTCATTTTCATTCATCTCTTGGGCGATCTTTGGAGCTCTTGGAAGGGGGTTTttacctagcactttgaggtaagtaatttttaCACAATGTGAGTTAAAtgcatagattatgggtagattaacatgtataATTTGTGAAATCATGGGTTTAAATGAAAAACCTAGATTTTGGATAAAAATGCGATTTGACCACGAAAATGGTTATGAAatttagtgaaaatcatatatttgacttcatgaggttataggtaacaactttcttcgaaaagtTTCGGAATCCGtccacgtgggcccgagggtgaacTTTAGGAATTCTTCAAttggggttgggtaatcactttaatagttaggatatgaacttttgaacatgtattgactATTTTATATATCATTTGACTATTTTCGAGTCGTTTGGCACCGAAATGATGGTTTTAAGCATGATTTTGGATCGGAAAGTAAGCTTGGgacaaggtaagtctcttttctaaccttgtaagagggaattaacctcaTAGGTGAATTGATttaatatgtgctcctatttgtgggggctacgtacgcacgaggtgactaGAGTCGGTACGTAGCTATTAATTATGCTTATGTCTGGGTAGTTTAGGATCCAAATCATGTGATACTTGCGATATTTGCATCTTACTTGCTAATTTaaatgcttaaatcatatcggaACTTGATAGAGAAATTGTAAAAAGTTCGAATTtcatttacttgagttttggacGGGTTACTTGCCTGTTAATGAGAATTTGATGTTCCCCTTGAATATTAGCCTCTTAATAATCTTTGAATCTGTTGTTtataaagtattttcttttcttgtggAGCAGGACAAGCGCCCCGACAATAGAATaaaatgcatctatggttcgtgttgttcgatcctcggcagtgcacatatttatatatttgtatgttggatcgggccatacgacctcAGCATAATTTGTGTGTAATATTTCTTGGAGCCcaattataattaatattgttTCATTGGCTTGAGAGATTAATTTGTTAAATGATGGAATTTAATTTGGAATTTACTATTAGTGAAAGAACCATTcatttatttcttgttattgaGTTTTCCGTTGTATCTATTTAGTCCAtgcttaattataattttagtaatttattgttagcccatagtaagtgtcgaagttgacccctcgtcactacttcttcgaggttagactagatatttactgggtacatgttgtttatgtactcatgctacacttctgcacaaaTCATGCAGGAtatgaggcaggtgcatctggatatCAGTCCGGCGTGCATCCTTGATTACTACGAGACTTAGCGGTGAGCTGCCTTCCGAGCCCGTTCTGCAGCAGCCGAAGTCTTTGTTTTGCTTTATTTGCTATCTATTTCATTTCAGACAATAGTGTAGTAtccttttgtatattctactagtagctcatatacttgtgacaccaagtCTTGAAAATTTATGCTAGTAGACACTTGTTGGGTTTTGAGTAATTACTTCATCCCATTGCTTTTAAAATTGTTTACTTTCTCATTTTACAGCCTTTTTCACTTCTTGATTTCAGAATAATTAAAAATCAACCATTTCaaatctctaaaataaaagatcaCAGAGTtagttcactgttggcttgcctagcagtaaCGTTGGGAGCCATCGCGACCTATAagagaaattgggtcgtgacaacatggtatcagagcactaggttcatataggtctcacaagttatgagcaagcctaatagagtcttgcggatcgatacagagacattcgtacttatctttgagaggctatagggtattaggaaactactctttcttTATCTCATATCGTGCAGTTGATGTTATACTAAGTgtctttctcttattctctcacagatggtgagaaagcACACGACATACATTCCAAACCTGGGAGGAGATACTCCTACTATTGCTAGAGTCTgaggcagaggccgggggagggcaccagCCCGAGGAAGGGGACGAGGACGTCCCAGCTATACCACCAGCGGATCCAGTAGTGGATCCCATCATTGAGAAGCAAGCGAGGTGCCTACAGTAGAGCCAGTTTCGGTAGATTTCATGTCAGCATCGGGCTTTCAGGAGGTTATGAGCCGTATGCTACGGTTCATGGATACTATGACCCAGGTTGGTTTATTTCTAGCAGACACATCCACATCTCAGGCGGGAGGGAAAACACATACCCCTACTACTCAGGCTCCTAGGCATGCATCTACTGTATATCAAACCTCGGGCACACTACCCGTGAGCGGGACCCAGCCAATAGCAGCAGCTGTACCTGAGCCCAGACCAGCTACAGCCGGTGAGCTGCAGAAGCTATTGGTCAGATGGACTAGGCTATACCCTCCTGTCTTCGGGGGTGAGCGACATGAGGACCCCCAGGACTTCATTGATCGGTGCAGGGACATACTGCACAACATAATGATATTAGTGTCCAACGGGGTGGATTTCACTACTTTCCAACTGTAAGGCATGATTCATAGATGGTGGCAGTCACATCTTCTCGGTAGAACAACAActtctcctcccatgacttgggatcagtttacaCGCattttcttggataggtatattccaccctcccaGAAGGAAGAGTTGCAGTTTCAGTTTGAGCAACTCCAGCAGGGTCATATGTCAATGACTGATTATAAGGCGAGATTCTCTAAGTTGTCTTTCCATGTACTTATGATACTTACTATTGAGGCGTAGAGAGTACGGAGGTTTGTTTCAGGGTTACACTCCAGTATTTAGGCCATTATGGTCCAAGAGGTTGAGATGAGGACTTCTTACCAGCTGGTTGTAGAGATagctcggaggattgagggttATCGTCAGCGGTGCCGAAAGCAGATGGTGCGGGTCAAGCAGTTTCACTATTCTGAAGGGTTCAATGGTGCCCCATCTGGGGGAAGGGGTCAGTTAAGGAGAGGTCAGACTAGCAGGCTCATATATCTAGCAATGCCGACTCCTCGGGCTACTCTAGTTCGACCTTATTTCagtgccatgccagagagttccTACCGCGCACCAGCTATTCAAGGTTCTCCCAGTGGACATTCAGGACATCAGGGTCAGACTTCAGGTCAGTAGCCCTTCGTACCGAGAGGTTGTTTCGAGTGCGGGGATTTCAGCCACGTGCGAAGGTTCTACCCTAAGCTTCGGGGCAAGGTAGTGCGGCGGGGTTCTCAGCCTATAATTACAGCACCAGTAGCCACACCAACCATCTAGTCACCCAGAGGTAGAGGGAAAGTGAGTAGGGGCCATCCTAGAGGTCGAGGCCAGGCAGGTGGCGCTCCAGCTAGATTCTATGCTTTCCCGCCCAGACAAGATGCAATGGCCTCTTATGCCttgatcacaggtattatttctatctgtggtagggatgcttcggtattgtttgatccagggtctacctattcctatgtgtcatccctgtttgctcatttcctggatgttcctcgtgagtccttgggtactcctatttatgtgtccactccGGTGGGCGATTCTGTTGTTGTGGATCGGGTCTATCAGTCTTGCATTGTTACATTTTGTGTTTATGAGACTAGAACGGATCTTCTGctgcttgatatgatcgactttgaggtcatcctaggcatggact
This region includes:
- the LOC138875642 gene encoding uncharacterized protein, producing the protein MVVPKYCDPKTIYTPKDIQTDMLSEHGLNLSYMQAWRAKEKDLQFLRGNPSDSYSKLPKYFYILEETYPSFVVKLKKAADDCFLYAFVALCTSISGWQHCRPILVVDGTFLKSAYRGIMLTASTMDAAGTIFPLAYDVVDSENDASWKWFFEQFKEAYGEKPSMCVVSDRNESILKATSIVYPGMPHYSSRSYTLDEFNERMLKIEEVDPRVKSYLYDIGYHRWSRVHATVNRTFTMTSNIAEPLNAITKEARELPIFDLLEYMRTLLECWTKEKLLKANGTFTYLGYKFNKELDDNNTLSQKLRVRASTDHIHTVLDGVKRYIVCLENKKCSCGQFQLDELPCAHALAALRHRKETYENYCSLYYTRKSLLLTYEMPVNPLPDESKWDVPQHILDEVVKPPAGDKRQPERPHKERYKTFDEIKSKKYKVSCGNCGGEGHNKRTCKNTLKKK